The Rhizoctonia solani chromosome 4, complete sequence genome contains a region encoding:
- a CDS encoding pyruvate dehydrogenase E1 component alpha subunit has product MLQNPSHLEAVNPVAMGQARAKQYSLIKESGNDCMLGDKVICVQLHGDAAFTGQGVIMEGLGLSNLPHYTSGGSVHLVVNNNIGYTTPAANARSTLYCSDIGKMINAPVLHVNGDHPEDVYRALKIAFEYRNFFRKDVIVDLITYRRWGHNELDEPAFTQPQMYHKIRTRQSVPQIYEQKLINEGLLSEDQAAASRAAYKQHLDKELTKADTYQPQADMLRGKWSGIVWPGDSTKVDHNPKTGVDSKKLVEIGKTSVAVPVGFATHPRLQRHIKHRITSLESGQGIDWGTAEALAWGSLMLEGFDVRISGQDVGRGTFSHRHAMLVDQQTERVTVPLNTLETEKKLELANSSLSEMAILGFEYGLSWDSPNRGLVMLLPHGLDGAGPEHSSARIERFLQLTNDAYEFDPQLNINMHVMLRNYRKPLIVAAPKGLLRSPSAACAIADMDIGTEFQRVLADPSVAPGSTVSRVLVVSGKIYYDLVRERKDRGLENVPIVRIEEIAPFPFDVLEGVLQGYVSENTEVLWVQEEARNQGPWAHVEGRINEVLKKVNAGSRVRYVGGVKALYPPLGLEAGTKQRVPSSSMMFLLR; this is encoded by the exons ATGCTACAAAATCCTTCGCATTTGG AGGCCGTAAACCC AGTTGCTATGGGCCAAGCCCGAGCAAAGCAATACTCGTTGATCAAAGAGTCGGGCAATGATTGTATGCTTGGGGATAAAGTTATATGTGTTCAGTTGCATGGCGACGCTGCTTTTACCGGGcaaggtgtaatcatggaaGGCTTGGGTTTAA GTAATCTGCCACATTACACGAGTGGAGGGAGCGTGCATTTAGTCGTAAA CAACAA TATCGGATACACAACACCCGCAGCCAACGCGCGTTCGACGTTGTACTGCTCCGACATCGGTAAAATGATCAACGCTCCGGTCCTTCATGTCAACGGCGACCATCCCGAAG ATGTTTACCGTGCACTGAAGATCGCCTTCGAATACCGCAACTTCTTCCGTAAG GACGTGATAGTGGATCTCATTACGTACAGAAGATG GGGACATAACGAACTTGATGAGCCCGCCTTCACTCAACCCCAAAT GTACCATAAAATCAGGACACGGCAGTCAGTGCCACAGATCTACGAGCAGAAGTTAATC AATGAAGGGCTTTTGTCTGAAGATCAGGCAGCTGCCAGTCGAGCCGCATACAAGCAGCACCTCGACAAGGAGCTTACGAAGGCTGATACTTATCAGCCACAAGCAGACATGCTTCGTGGAAAGTGGTCCGGGATCGTCTGGCCAGGCGACTCCACAAAGGTTGATCACAATCCTAAGACTGGGGTCGATTCAAAGAAGCTTGTAGAAATTGGTAAGACGAGTGTCGCAGTCCCAGTGGGATTT GCGACCCACCCGAGGCTACAACGGCATATCAAGCATCGTATCACAAGCCTCGAGTCAGGTCAGGGCATTGACTGGGGAACTGCGGAGGCGCTCGCTTGGGGGTCGCTCATGCTGGAAGGGTTTGATGTGCGCATTTCAG GTCAAGATGTCGGTCGCGGCACGTTTAGTCACCG CCATGCGATGCTCGTTGACCAACAAACGGAACGCGTTACGGTTCCACTTAACACACTTGAGACCGAGAAGAAGCTTGAGCTTGCGAACA GCTCCTTGTCGGAGATGGCAATTCTGGGT TTTGAATATGGATTGAGCTGGGACTCTCCCAATCG CGGCCTGGTTATGCTATTGCCCCATGGTCTGGATGGAGCAGGCCCGGAACATTCCAGCGCGCGTATCGAGCGATTCCTACAG CTCACTAACGATGCATACGAGTTTGATCCACAACTCAACATCAACATGCATGTC ATGCTACGCAACTATCGCAAGCCTCTCATTGTTGCCGCGCCCAAGGGATTGCTACGATCTCCA TCCGCAGCGTGTGCGATTGCTGACATGGATATCGGGACGGAGTTCCAGAGAGTTCTAGCTGACCCTAGTGTGGCGCCCGGATCTACTGTGAGCCGTGTGTTGGTAGTCTCCGGCAAGATATACTACGACCTGGTCCGAGAAAGGAAAGATCGAGGGCTGGAGAATGTACCGATCGTACGAATCGAAGAAATAGCGCCGTTCCCATTTGATGTCCTGGAGGGTGTTCTCCAAGGCTACGTCAGCGAGAACACCGAGGTTCTATGGGTTCAAGAAGAAGCAAGAAACCAAGGTCCTTGGGCTCACGTCGAGGGGCGGATTAACGAGGTCCTGAAAAAAGTGAACGCTGGTTCTCGTGTCAGATATGTAGGCGGCGTGAAAGCCCTGTACCCGCCGTTGGGGTTGGAAGCTGGCACAAAGCAGAGAGTGCCAAGCTCTTCAATGATGTTTTTGCTTAGATGA
- a CDS encoding methyltransferase domain protein: protein MSSDFSTPSPLTVMILKTQAATSIIMRTNEPGRRMPAQGNYFLPADQEEFDRLESVHQMTTAVLGDLFWGPVDKKLIPRPSGRRRCVLDVGTGTGSWVREMAEKYEKADFIGIDIVPIPPPASTIAEMGVGSLLRTTYEEPADGGYSMYSGGRFAMSSENLAAMLLGTPIPTPVGLPATPGPYDYGTPAYGASGYGTPGYGTSAQTPYSNYGTPRQTEVHFVERDNVRFEIQDISEGLEFPDGVFDIIHCRYVLTLGVPDYKTAIRELVRVLRPGGLLLMAESSVPFCLSDGSDPALGTATRELIEIVRASIKEAGLDPELRLKLSSELINNPKIEKIETREFALPLGIGPPT from the exons ATGTCAAGCGACTTTTCAACCCCTTCGCCTCTTACAGTGATGATACTGAAGACCCAAGCCGCCACTTCTATTATCATGAGG ACGAATGAACCAGGCAGGCGGATGCCAGCACAAGGCAACTACTTTCTGCCGGCTGATCAAGAAGAATTCGATAG GCTCGAAAGTGTACACCAAATGACTACTGCTGTACTGGGGGATTTATTCTGGGGACCCGTTGACAAAAAGCTGATCCCGCGACCGAGCGGTCGAAGGCGCTGTGTTTTGGACGTGGGCACTGGGACGG GAAGTTGGGTTCGAGAGATGGcagaaaaatacgaaaaagcGGATTTTATTGGGATCGACATCGTGCCTATACCACCACCTGCCTCCACAATCGCCGAaatgggggtggggagcttgCTGAGAACGACTTAT GAAGAGCCTGCTGACGGCGGCTATTCCATGTATTCTGGCGGGAGGTTTGCGATGTCATCTGAGAACCTCGCCGCAATGCTCCTTGGGACTCCGATTCCGACTCCGGTTGGCTTACCAGCTACTCCAGGCCCATACGACTACGGAACACCGGCTTATGGAGCATCAGGTTATGGGACACCAGGTTATGGAACATCGGCCCAAACACCATACTCAAACTACGGTACTCCTCGACAGACAGAGGTCCATTTTGTGGAGCGTGATAATGTTCGCTTCGAAATACAGGATATATCCGAAGGATTAGAGTTCCCCGATGGTGTATTTGACATTATTCATTGCAGATACGTCCTCACGCTTGGT GTTCCCGATTACAAGACTGCAATACGAGAGCTAGTGCGAGTACTTCGACCAGGAGGATTGTTGTTAATGGCAGAATCTTCTGTCCCGTTTTGCCTTTCG GATGGGTCCGACCCTGCCCTTGGGACTGCGACACGCGAACTAATTGAGATCGTACGCGCCTCTATCAAAGAGGCTGGCCTTGATCCCGAATTGAGATTGAAACTGAGTTCAGAG TTAATTAACAACCCCAAGATTGAAAAAATTGAAACACGGGAGTTTGCGCTTCCTCTAGGGATTGGCCCACCG ACGTGA